The Streptomyces sp. NBC_00224 genome has a window encoding:
- a CDS encoding exo-beta-N-acetylmuramidase NamZ domain-containing protein: MSLSRRGLLAGTGTVAGAVVTGAAASPASAHHLPKPVRTGFDRLAADGYRALEGRKVGVVTNPTGVTADVRHIVDVMHADPRVNLVAVFGPEHGFRGTAQAGGSEGRYDDPATGLPVYDTYGVSGAKLAAVFTASGVDTVVFDIQDVGARFYTYIWTLYDCMEAAALAGKRFVVLDRPNPVTGRAASGPVLDKAFATFVGREPIAQAHGMTVGELAGLFDAEFLGGRVRVETVRMTGWRRDGFHDSTGLPWVPPSPNMPTPDTALVYAGTCMFEGTNLSEGRGTTRPFELLGAEGIDGRWAAAVNALELPGVRFREAYFTPTFSKFQGKTVGGVQLHVHDRESYDPVRTGVALLVTARKEWSGFAWRADHWIDKLTGSAAVRTLIDAGAGTDEVVGAWQTGLTAFRATRARYLLYR; encoded by the coding sequence ATGAGCCTGTCCAGACGGGGCCTGCTGGCGGGGACGGGGACAGTGGCGGGCGCGGTGGTCACCGGCGCGGCCGCCTCCCCCGCCTCCGCCCACCACCTCCCCAAGCCCGTGCGGACCGGCTTCGACCGGCTGGCCGCCGACGGTTACCGGGCGCTGGAGGGCCGCAAGGTCGGGGTGGTCACCAACCCGACCGGGGTGACGGCGGACGTCCGGCACATCGTGGACGTCATGCACGCCGACCCGCGCGTGAACCTGGTCGCGGTGTTCGGGCCCGAGCACGGCTTCCGGGGCACCGCGCAGGCGGGCGGCTCCGAGGGGCGCTACGACGACCCGGCGACCGGGCTTCCGGTGTACGACACGTACGGCGTGAGCGGAGCGAAGCTCGCCGCCGTGTTCACCGCGTCGGGCGTGGACACGGTCGTCTTCGACATCCAGGACGTGGGCGCGCGCTTCTACACGTACATCTGGACGCTCTACGACTGCATGGAGGCGGCCGCCCTCGCCGGGAAGCGGTTCGTCGTCCTGGACCGGCCGAACCCGGTGACCGGCCGGGCGGCTAGCGGACCCGTGCTCGACAAGGCGTTCGCGACGTTCGTCGGGCGCGAGCCGATCGCGCAGGCGCACGGGATGACGGTGGGCGAGCTGGCGGGGCTCTTCGACGCCGAGTTCCTGGGCGGGCGCGTACGGGTGGAGACCGTACGGATGACGGGCTGGCGGCGTGACGGCTTCCACGACTCCACCGGACTGCCCTGGGTCCCGCCGAGCCCCAACATGCCGACTCCCGACACGGCACTCGTCTACGCGGGCACCTGCATGTTCGAGGGGACGAACCTCTCGGAGGGGCGCGGCACCACCCGCCCCTTCGAGCTGCTCGGCGCCGAGGGGATCGACGGGCGCTGGGCGGCCGCCGTGAACGCCCTGGAACTGCCGGGGGTCCGCTTCCGCGAGGCGTACTTCACGCCCACCTTCTCCAAGTTCCAGGGAAAGACCGTCGGCGGCGTCCAACTCCACGTCCACGACCGCGAGTCGTACGACCCGGTACGCACCGGTGTCGCGCTCCTGGTGACGGCGAGGAAGGAGTGGAGCGGCTTCGCCTGGCGGGCGGACCACTGGATCGACAAGCTCACCGGGTCGGCGGCGGTGCGCACCCTCATCGACGCGGGCGCGGGCACCGACGAGGTGGTGGGCGCCTGGCAGACCGGGCTCACGGCGTTCCGCGCGACACGGGCGCGGTATCTGCTGTACCGGTGA
- a CDS encoding erythromycin esterase family protein: MHLFHDTHHRLRQALLLLLGLTLGVFTAAAPGARAAEPPTPERQLARSAHPLDDLRPLGRMVGSADIVGLGEATHNSHEFFATKQRVFQYLVEKKGFTTFALETAWSSGMRVNDYVLRGEGDPERIVREEFQSSYAMWETREYLDLIRWMRGYNLHHSRKVQFMGDDMGYAGPELFSKVTAYTAKRYPTLLPRVTALYKASRPTAGVGDTMNSTLKRPLAERKRQADEVRRAYELLAAQRPGPDRAEHAWILQYARTIAQTGAMWAFDFFDADQLKESRLYRDRIMAENTVWWQRQTGHKMLLSAHNGHVGYAPTLSAEYPKVQGAFIREAVGSAYMNIGFTFGQGSFNALDLNDPAEPIREFTVGPHEPGSNEEVLERVSPRDYYLDLRKVAKPAKDWLGTFRPTRSIGNSWPQDTDQMRLGPSFDVLVHLHRVTAAHRL, from the coding sequence ATGCATCTGTTCCACGACACACACCACCGTCTGCGCCAGGCCTTACTCCTGCTGCTCGGTCTGACGCTCGGCGTGTTCACGGCGGCCGCCCCGGGGGCCCGGGCCGCCGAACCCCCCACCCCGGAACGGCAGTTGGCGCGATCGGCACACCCCCTCGACGATCTGCGACCGCTCGGCCGCATGGTCGGCTCGGCGGACATCGTCGGCCTCGGCGAGGCGACGCACAACTCGCACGAGTTCTTCGCGACCAAGCAGCGCGTGTTCCAGTACCTCGTCGAGAAGAAGGGCTTCACCACCTTCGCCCTGGAGACGGCCTGGTCCTCGGGGATGCGCGTCAACGACTACGTGCTGCGCGGCGAGGGCGACCCCGAGCGGATCGTGCGCGAGGAGTTCCAGAGCTCGTACGCGATGTGGGAGACCCGGGAGTACCTGGACCTGATCCGCTGGATGCGCGGCTACAACCTGCACCACAGTCGCAAGGTCCAGTTCATGGGCGACGACATGGGGTACGCGGGCCCGGAGCTCTTCAGCAAGGTGACCGCGTACACCGCGAAGCGCTACCCCACGCTGCTGCCCCGCGTCACGGCGCTCTACAAGGCGTCCCGGCCCACCGCGGGCGTCGGCGACACCATGAACAGCACGCTCAAGCGCCCGCTCGCCGAGCGGAAGCGGCAGGCCGACGAGGTGCGCCGGGCCTATGAGCTGCTCGCCGCCCAGCGGCCCGGACCGGACCGGGCCGAGCACGCCTGGATCCTCCAGTACGCGCGCACCATCGCGCAGACCGGCGCCATGTGGGCGTTCGACTTCTTCGACGCGGACCAGCTCAAGGAGTCCCGGCTCTACCGGGACCGGATCATGGCCGAGAACACCGTGTGGTGGCAGCGCCAAACCGGGCACAAGATGCTGCTCTCCGCGCACAACGGCCATGTCGGGTACGCCCCGACGCTCAGCGCCGAGTACCCGAAGGTGCAGGGCGCCTTCATCCGGGAGGCGGTCGGCTCCGCGTACATGAACATCGGATTCACCTTCGGGCAGGGCTCGTTCAACGCGCTCGACCTGAACGACCCGGCCGAGCCGATCCGCGAGTTCACCGTCGGGCCGCACGAGCCGGGCAGCAACGAGGAGGTCCTCGAACGCGTGTCGCCGCGCGACTACTACCTCGATCTGCGCAAGGTGGCGAAGCCGGCGAAGGACTGGCTGGGCACTTTCCGGCCGACGCGGTCCATCGGCAACTCCTGGCCCCAGGACACCGACCAGATGCGGCTCGGACCCTCGTTCGACGTACTGGTGCACCTGCATCGGGTCACGGCGGCGCACCGGCTCTGA
- a CDS encoding serine-threonine protein kinase has product MPDIGVEPYREITFDADGDADPAERAALADLNVTDLVMFSHGWNNTPSVATALYRHFFAPFPGLLAQSGPAGARVRLGYAGIVWPSIRFADEHIPNFPHAALGVEPGPGLDAATVDALKRAFPGQEVTVDALARLLGEQPDSEEAFRQFGLLTRQLVADDVESSGFAADTVHHGAGGATLLTDDMLGLCREFTLALSDTGMRVEPGPPGPSFSLGNSLKHLWHGAKEVLRQTTYYEMKRRSGKIGQLGLGPLLGELARTRPTLRIHLVGHSQGGRLVAFALKGLPEEARNIKSVTLLEGAFSHYAFAERLPSGLDGAGALAALQRRVDGPVVSCYSRFDTALGVIYPLASKLAGDYRGLLQLDRRWWAIGHDGIQSVAPCTELTLAEVLRDGVPDSGCVSVNAESVVRAGGPPSGAHSDICHPELARVVLAAGRIACT; this is encoded by the coding sequence ATGCCCGACATCGGAGTCGAGCCATATCGGGAGATCACCTTCGACGCGGACGGCGACGCCGATCCGGCCGAGCGCGCGGCCCTCGCCGATCTGAACGTCACCGATCTGGTGATGTTCTCGCACGGCTGGAACAACACCCCATCGGTCGCGACGGCCCTGTACCGCCACTTCTTCGCCCCCTTCCCCGGCCTGCTGGCCCAGTCGGGCCCGGCCGGGGCGCGGGTGCGCCTCGGATACGCGGGCATCGTCTGGCCCTCCATCCGCTTCGCCGACGAGCACATCCCGAACTTCCCGCACGCCGCCCTGGGCGTGGAGCCGGGCCCGGGTCTGGACGCGGCGACCGTGGACGCGCTCAAGCGGGCGTTCCCCGGGCAGGAGGTGACCGTCGACGCGCTGGCCCGGCTGCTCGGCGAACAGCCGGACTCGGAGGAGGCATTCCGCCAATTCGGGCTCCTCACCCGACAGTTGGTGGCGGATGACGTGGAATCGTCTGGCTTCGCCGCCGACACCGTGCATCACGGCGCGGGCGGCGCGACGCTCCTCACGGACGACATGCTCGGGCTGTGCCGGGAGTTCACGCTCGCCCTGTCCGACACCGGCATGCGGGTCGAACCGGGCCCGCCCGGCCCCTCGTTCTCGCTCGGCAACTCGCTCAAGCACCTGTGGCACGGCGCCAAGGAGGTGCTGCGGCAGACCACGTACTACGAGATGAAGCGCCGGTCGGGCAAGATCGGCCAGCTCGGGCTCGGGCCGCTGCTCGGCGAGCTCGCCCGGACCAGACCCACGCTGCGGATCCATCTGGTCGGGCACAGCCAGGGCGGGCGGCTGGTCGCGTTCGCGCTGAAGGGGCTGCCGGAGGAGGCGCGCAACATCAAGTCGGTGACCCTGCTCGAAGGGGCCTTCTCGCACTACGCGTTCGCCGAGCGGCTGCCGTCGGGGCTCGACGGGGCGGGCGCGCTCGCGGCGCTCCAGCGGCGGGTCGACGGCCCGGTGGTCTCCTGCTACTCGCGCTTCGACACCGCCCTCGGGGTGATCTACCCGCTGGCGTCGAAGCTCGCCGGGGACTACCGGGGGCTGCTGCAGCTCGACCGCCGCTGGTGGGCGATCGGCCACGACGGCATCCAGTCGGTGGCGCCGTGCACCGAACTCACCCTGGCGGAGGTGCTGCGGGACGGCGTGCCCGACTCGGGGTGCGTGAGCGTGAACGCCGAGTCGGTGGTGCGCGCGGGCGGCCCGCCGTCGGGCGCCCACAGCGACATCTGCCATCCGGAACTGGCGAGGGTGGTACTGGCGGCAGGACGGATCGCCTGCACCTGA